Proteins from a single region of bacterium:
- a CDS encoding glycosyltransferase family 39 protein produces MNPRRIDILNILAIVLVWILMELLVNPFGDFPLNDDWAYGRSVQILIEKGDFRLPDWTAANLFSQILWGALFCLPFGFSFTALRFSTLTLGLAGVIATYGLLREVETSPKLSLLGSLVLAFNPIYFELSNTFMNDVPFFAFTSLSFYFLLRGLKYGSVLEVTIGMLITYLAILARQAGLVIPVAFGCAYLTKNGIRKSTLLKGFWPAALAILIQISYQKWLQATANVPHAYGDQIRTIFQEASLGIAHFIGNFFQVGLIALVYLGLFLFPVLVVIVPTKLNQLPPKQKTRFLLRTFMLCVVLLPILFWIHRLMPLAGNVLVDFGLGPAGLSNSFQPNAPPIFWVLVTSIGVVSAALILQCLLSAILEGFTRQSDFQERKWVITFVVSSIILYSVPMTAMGRTWRGFYDRYLIVLLPLVTMVILLSKRNLVNQNGASRMTSAVIIVLLYGGFTVGATHDYLSANRARWMALHELMDREQITPQRIQGGFEFNGWYLYKEGTRISADKRANFSILRRNDNADYLISFRPINNYREIKRYPFSTWLAPGQSNILVLKKL; encoded by the coding sequence GTGAATCCACGGCGTATCGACATTCTTAACATCCTGGCGATTGTCCTGGTCTGGATTCTCATGGAGCTTCTAGTCAATCCTTTCGGGGATTTCCCCTTGAATGACGACTGGGCTTACGGACGATCTGTGCAAATTCTGATAGAAAAAGGGGACTTTCGTCTTCCGGATTGGACCGCCGCCAATTTATTTTCCCAGATTCTCTGGGGCGCATTGTTTTGTCTGCCGTTTGGTTTCTCTTTTACGGCACTTCGGTTTTCGACACTAACGCTCGGTTTGGCGGGGGTAATAGCAACGTATGGCCTTCTCCGAGAAGTAGAGACAAGCCCAAAACTCTCGTTGCTCGGTTCTTTGGTGCTGGCATTCAACCCCATCTATTTTGAACTTTCCAATACCTTTATGAACGATGTGCCATTCTTCGCCTTCACAAGTCTGTCATTTTATTTCTTGTTGCGCGGGCTGAAGTACGGTTCGGTTCTTGAAGTCACGATCGGAATGTTGATCACCTACTTGGCTATCCTGGCTCGCCAGGCGGGACTTGTGATTCCAGTAGCATTTGGATGTGCATACTTGACGAAAAACGGAATCAGGAAGTCAACTTTGTTGAAGGGATTCTGGCCGGCTGCATTGGCAATTCTGATTCAGATATCCTATCAGAAATGGTTGCAAGCCACGGCGAATGTACCGCACGCTTACGGAGATCAAATTAGGACTATATTTCAGGAAGCATCACTGGGAATCGCACATTTTATTGGGAACTTCTTTCAGGTTGGGCTAATTGCTCTCGTTTATCTAGGATTATTCCTCTTTCCCGTATTAGTAGTGATTGTTCCCACAAAACTAAATCAGCTCCCTCCGAAACAGAAAACCCGATTTCTGTTACGAACGTTCATGCTTTGTGTTGTTCTCTTGCCCATATTGTTCTGGATCCATCGACTGATGCCGCTCGCGGGAAATGTGTTGGTAGACTTTGGTCTTGGTCCCGCAGGTCTTAGTAACAGCTTTCAGCCCAACGCTCCGCCAATATTTTGGGTGCTTGTAACATCGATAGGTGTGGTGAGCGCCGCATTGATCCTTCAATGTTTATTGTCAGCCATTCTTGAGGGCTTCACACGGCAGAGCGACTTTCAGGAGAGAAAGTGGGTTATAACCTTCGTTGTGTCATCCATTATTCTTTATTCCGTTCCTATGACCGCCATGGGCCGAACTTGGAGAGGTTTTTATGATCGATATCTGATCGTCTTGTTGCCGCTGGTAACAATGGTCATTCTGCTGAGCAAAAGAAACCTTGTAAATCAGAATGGTGCTTCCCGGATGACTTCCGCAGTGATCATTGTGCTGCTTTATGGGGGATTCACGGTTGGAGCGACACACGATTATCTGTCGGCAAACCGCGCCCGATGGATGGCGCTTCATGAATTGATGGACCGAGAACAGATCACGCCTCAACGCATACAAGGCGGATTCGAGTTTAACGGCTGGTACTTGTATAAGGAAGGAACGCGTATTAGCGCCGACAAGAGAGCTAATTTTTCCATTCTGCGGAGAAATGACAACGCGGATTATCTTATATCGTTTCGGCCAATCAATAATTACAGGGAAATCAAACGATATCCGTTTTCAACGTGGCTTGCTCCTGGGCAATCAAATATCCTTGTGCTGAAAAAATTGTGA